The following coding sequences lie in one Mesorhizobium sp. DCY119 genomic window:
- a CDS encoding DMT family transporter yields the protein MLGVTLVSASAAVFGLAGVLTKSIHADPLTINCWRGFVGGLLITAYVFWRRRRETAPAPLRLGWRGWLMAVIGALASIAFIAAFKNTYVANVAIIYATAPFVAALLAWLLVRERVRSQTLLAACLSLAGVGLMVFSGIGTGRPFGDGLALLMTFSSALYMVLIRKFRDTPVVWAGAVSAFLLFALGWFVADPLAISGRDALLLAAFGASFALASVLWTEGSRLIPAAEAGLLGSAEVPFAIFFGWLFLSELPPAASLIGGIIVLAAVFAHAGRDWLVARRMRMA from the coding sequence ATGCTCGGCGTGACGCTCGTCAGCGCCTCGGCGGCCGTCTTCGGCCTTGCCGGCGTCCTGACCAAATCGATCCATGCCGACCCGCTGACGATCAATTGCTGGCGCGGCTTCGTCGGCGGCCTGCTGATCACGGCCTATGTCTTCTGGCGCCGCCGCCGCGAAACAGCACCAGCGCCCTTGCGCCTCGGCTGGCGTGGTTGGCTGATGGCCGTGATCGGGGCGCTCGCCAGCATCGCCTTCATCGCCGCCTTCAAGAACACCTATGTCGCTAATGTCGCGATCATCTACGCAACAGCGCCTTTCGTGGCTGCACTGCTGGCCTGGCTGCTGGTGCGCGAGCGTGTTCGCTCGCAAACCCTGCTCGCCGCCTGCCTGTCGCTCGCCGGCGTCGGCCTGATGGTGTTTTCTGGCATCGGCACCGGCCGACCATTCGGCGACGGGCTGGCGCTTCTGATGACCTTTTCCAGCGCACTCTACATGGTGCTGATCCGGAAATTCCGCGACACGCCGGTGGTCTGGGCGGGTGCGGTGTCGGCCTTCCTGCTCTTCGCGCTGGGCTGGTTCGTTGCCGATCCGCTGGCCATTTCCGGGCGTGACGCCCTGCTTCTTGCGGCCTTCGGCGCCTCTTTCGCCCTTGCCTCCGTGCTGTGGACCGAAGGCTCGCGGCTCATTCCCGCCGCCGAGGCGGGCCTGCTCGGCTCGGCAGAAGTGCCCTTCGCCATCTTCTTCGGCTGGCTGTTCCTGTCCGAACTGCCGCCTGCCGCAAGCCTCATCGGCGGCATCATCGTGCTCGCCGCAGTCTTTGCCCATGCCGGCCGCGACTGGCTGGTGGCGCGCCGGATGCGCATGGCTTAG
- the radA gene encoding DNA repair protein RadA, with product MAKTRTQFICQNCGTVHTRWAGKCDACGEWNTLIEEGTNSGIGSGPASMRSARKGRAVALTTLSGDIEDAPRIASGIGELDRALGGGFVRGSAILVGGDPGIGKSTLLTQAAAALASRGHRIVYVSGEEAVAQIRLRAQRLGVANTAVELAAETNVEDILATIADGKRPDLIILDSIQTLWTDMADSAPGTVTQVRSSAQAMIRYAKSTGAAVVLVGHVTKEGQIAGPRVVEHMVDAVLYFEGEGGHHYRILRTVKNRFGPTDEIGVFEMSDKGLREVANPSELFLGERHAKSPGAAVFAGMEGTRPVLVEIQALVAPSPLGTPRRAVVGWDSPRLAMVLAVLEAHCGVRFATHDVYLNVAGGYRISEPAADLAVAAALVSSLTGLALPADCVYFGEISLSGAIRPVAHAQQRLKEAEKLGFGQAVLPKGSEEISGGIGSGSFQPATLTDLVVRIAGSLRRNTDD from the coding sequence ATGGCTAAAACGCGCACACAGTTCATCTGCCAGAATTGCGGCACGGTCCACACGCGCTGGGCCGGCAAATGCGATGCCTGCGGCGAGTGGAACACGCTCATCGAGGAAGGCACCAACAGCGGCATCGGCAGCGGCCCGGCCTCCATGCGCAGCGCGCGAAAAGGCCGCGCCGTGGCGCTCACCACGCTGTCGGGCGATATCGAGGATGCACCGCGCATCGCGTCGGGCATCGGCGAGCTCGATCGCGCGCTGGGCGGCGGTTTCGTGCGCGGCTCAGCCATTCTGGTCGGCGGCGATCCCGGCATCGGCAAGTCGACGCTGCTGACACAGGCCGCAGCTGCCCTTGCCTCGCGCGGCCACCGCATCGTCTATGTCTCGGGCGAAGAAGCGGTTGCCCAGATCAGGCTGCGCGCCCAGCGCCTCGGCGTCGCCAACACGGCCGTCGAGCTGGCGGCCGAAACCAATGTCGAGGACATTCTCGCCACCATCGCCGATGGCAAGCGGCCCGACCTGATCATCCTCGATTCGATCCAGACGCTGTGGACCGACATGGCCGATTCGGCCCCGGGCACGGTCACGCAGGTTCGTTCGTCGGCTCAGGCGATGATCCGCTATGCGAAATCCACAGGCGCTGCGGTCGTTCTCGTCGGCCATGTCACCAAGGAAGGACAGATCGCCGGCCCGCGCGTGGTCGAGCATATGGTCGACGCCGTGCTCTATTTCGAAGGCGAAGGCGGCCACCATTATCGCATCCTGCGCACGGTAAAAAACCGCTTCGGGCCGACCGACGAGATCGGCGTCTTCGAAATGTCCGACAAGGGTTTGCGCGAAGTCGCCAATCCGTCGGAGCTTTTTCTGGGCGAAAGACACGCAAAATCGCCCGGCGCTGCGGTTTTTGCCGGCATGGAAGGCACGCGGCCGGTGCTGGTCGAGATCCAGGCGCTGGTTGCGCCCTCGCCGCTTGGCACGCCGCGCCGCGCCGTCGTCGGCTGGGACAGCCCACGTCTTGCCATGGTTCTGGCTGTGCTGGAAGCCCATTGCGGGGTGCGCTTCGCCACCCATGATGTCTATCTGAATGTGGCCGGCGGCTACCGCATTTCGGAGCCCGCGGCCGATCTTGCGGTTGCAGCCGCTCTGGTTTCCTCGCTCACTGGTCTTGCCCTTCCCGCCGATTGCGTCTATTTCGGCGAAATCAGCCTTTCGGGCGCCATAAGGCCGGTTGCGCATGCGCAGCAGCGCCTTAAGGAAGCCGAAAAGCTGGGCTTTGGACAGGCAGTTCTGCCGAAGGGCAGCGAGGAAATATCCGGAGGAATCGGGTCCGGCTCTTTCCAGCCCGCAACGCTCACCGATCTCGTGGTGCGGATTGCGGGGTCGCTTCGCCGGAACACTGACGACTGA
- a CDS encoding OsmC family protein, protein MNADELKSLQAPLKQGYRDDPAQALITLRAKGSIDEQSIACKVETGRALSVAGLHPATGGTGLELCSGDMLLEALVACAGVTLKAVATALEFRLEGAAVEAEGDLDFRGTLGVAKDAPVGFRAIRLRFDLDTDEPQDRIDTLIKLTERYCVVFQTINSKPELSVKAKNHRPTAKL, encoded by the coding sequence ATGAACGCCGACGAACTGAAGTCACTGCAGGCACCGCTGAAACAGGGCTATCGCGACGACCCGGCGCAGGCGCTGATAACGCTGCGGGCAAAAGGCTCGATCGACGAGCAATCCATTGCCTGCAAGGTGGAGACGGGCAGGGCGCTTTCGGTTGCCGGTCTTCATCCGGCGACGGGCGGCACCGGGCTCGAACTCTGCTCTGGCGATATGCTGCTGGAGGCGCTGGTGGCTTGTGCCGGCGTGACGCTGAAAGCGGTTGCGACGGCGCTGGAATTCCGCCTTGAAGGTGCGGCGGTGGAAGCCGAGGGCGACCTCGATTTCCGCGGCACGCTGGGCGTGGCGAAGGACGCGCCCGTCGGGTTTCGCGCGATCAGGCTGCGCTTCGATCTCGACACGGACGAGCCGCAGGACAGGATAGACACGCTGATCAAGCTCACCGAACGCTATTGCGTGGTGTTCCAGACCATCAACAGCAAGCCGGAGCTATCGGTGAAGGCGAAAAACCACCGCCCGACGGCGAAGCTTTAG
- a CDS encoding phosphatidylcholine/phosphatidylserine synthase, with translation MPAPFQHFEPHGRGGPRIREIPLRMVLPNLITVLAICAGLSGIRLAFEARFETAVVMVLIAAFLDGIDGRIARALKATSKFGAQMDSLADIVNFGVAPALVLYAYLLDRAGSFGWIAALLFAIACGLRLARFNVLDEDQDRPAWQAEYFVGVPAPAGAAIVMLPIYLVFIGAIAPDRTFGFICSAYTVLIAFLLVSRWPVYSGKKWRVPGDKVLPLILGVVLYVLLLVTFPWQTLSVSVIAYLCFLPLSASAYSRRSRLEEAKAKEAAAAATTPKAE, from the coding sequence GTGCCCGCACCCTTCCAGCATTTCGAGCCACACGGCCGGGGCGGACCGCGCATCCGGGAGATTCCGCTGCGCATGGTTCTGCCGAACCTGATCACGGTTCTGGCGATCTGCGCCGGCCTGTCCGGCATCCGCCTTGCGTTCGAAGCGCGTTTCGAGACGGCGGTCGTCATGGTGCTGATCGCAGCCTTCCTCGACGGCATCGACGGCCGCATCGCGCGGGCGCTGAAGGCGACTTCCAAGTTCGGCGCGCAGATGGATTCTCTGGCCGACATCGTCAATTTCGGCGTGGCGCCGGCCTTGGTGCTCTACGCCTATCTGCTCGACCGCGCCGGATCGTTCGGCTGGATCGCAGCCCTTCTGTTCGCGATCGCCTGCGGCTTGCGGCTGGCGCGGTTCAACGTGCTCGACGAGGATCAGGACCGGCCCGCCTGGCAAGCCGAGTATTTCGTCGGCGTGCCCGCACCGGCGGGAGCGGCGATCGTCATGCTGCCGATCTATCTGGTGTTCATCGGGGCGATTGCCCCGGACCGCACCTTCGGCTTCATCTGCTCGGCCTATACGGTGCTGATCGCCTTCCTGCTGGTCAGCCGCTGGCCGGTCTATTCGGGCAAGAAATGGCGGGTGCCGGGCGACAAGGTGCTGCCGCTGATCCTCGGCGTCGTGCTCTATGTGCTGCTTCTGGTGACGTTCCCATGGCAGACGCTGTCCGTCTCGGTGATCGCCTATCTCTGCTTCCTGCCACTCAGCGCCAGCGCCTATTCGCGCCGTTCGAGGCTCGAGGAAGCGAAGGCCAAGGAAGCTGCCGCCGCAGCAACCACACCCAAGGCGGAATAA
- a CDS encoding DMT family transporter translates to MTNAVVLDTRENIYAGIMLTGVAYFLFSVQDASIKLLVTGLTVWQILFFRSATVLAGCVAIGGRELLVQSARSPIVKAMLLRSFLTLLAWLCFYSSAKYLQLAELTTIYFAAPVIITIMSIFILGEQVPWIRWVAVLIGFVGVYIACDPSKLGITLPVAMVLAAAFLWALAIVLMRKIALQERTMVQLVLNNAFFLVIAGVPMAFLWQTPTWQEALLLVTVGSLGGVAQFMLFEGMKRAPVSVIAPFEYTSLVWAFALGYAIWGDIPRREVFIGAALIFFAGVVIIASEHLRKRV, encoded by the coding sequence ATGACCAATGCCGTCGTTCTCGACACGCGCGAAAATATCTACGCCGGCATCATGCTCACCGGCGTCGCCTATTTCCTGTTTTCGGTGCAGGACGCCTCGATCAAGCTCTTGGTGACGGGCCTCACCGTCTGGCAGATCCTGTTCTTCCGCAGCGCAACCGTGCTTGCCGGCTGCGTGGCGATTGGCGGACGCGAACTCCTCGTCCAGTCGGCCCGCTCGCCCATCGTCAAGGCGATGCTGTTGCGCAGCTTCCTGACGCTGCTTGCCTGGCTGTGCTTCTACAGTTCTGCAAAATATCTCCAGCTCGCCGAACTGACGACCATCTACTTCGCTGCCCCCGTCATCATAACCATCATGTCGATCTTCATCCTTGGCGAACAGGTGCCTTGGATACGCTGGGTTGCGGTACTGATCGGCTTCGTCGGTGTCTACATCGCCTGCGACCCCAGCAAGCTCGGCATAACGCTGCCTGTCGCCATGGTGCTGGCCGCCGCCTTCCTGTGGGCGCTGGCGATCGTGCTGATGCGCAAGATCGCGCTGCAGGAACGCACCATGGTGCAGCTCGTCCTCAACAATGCATTCTTCCTCGTCATCGCCGGCGTGCCGATGGCCTTCCTATGGCAGACCCCGACATGGCAGGAAGCCCTGCTTCTGGTCACCGTCGGCTCGCTCGGCGGCGTGGCGCAGTTCATGCTGTTCGAAGGCATGAAGCGCGCGCCGGTCTCGGTCATCGCGCCGTTCGAATACACCTCGCTGGTCTGGGCCTTCGCGCTCGGCTACGCAATCTGGGGCGACATTCCGCGCCGCGAGGTTTTTATCGGCGCCGCCCTCATCTTCTTCGCCGGCGTGGTCATCATCGCCAGCGAGCATCTGCGCAAACGGGTCTAG
- a CDS encoding SDR family NAD(P)-dependent oxidoreductase, with amino-acid sequence MTSAPDLTGRIALVTGASRGIGYQIAKQMAAAGAHVIAVARTVGGLEDLDDEIKKAGGEATLVPLDLTDMAGIDRLGGAINDRWGKLDILVANAGALGVISPLGHVEAKVFDKVMAINVTGTWRLIRSVDPLLRKSDAGRAIILSSGAAHSARAFWGPYAASKAAVEAMARSWADETKNSALRVNSVDPGATRTAMRAQAVPGEDPDTLPKPAEVAAKILPLASPALTETGKLFQVRNDRFVSYRMPE; translated from the coding sequence ATGACCTCTGCCCCCGACCTCACCGGCCGCATCGCCCTCGTCACCGGCGCGTCGCGCGGCATCGGCTACCAGATCGCCAAGCAGATGGCGGCAGCCGGCGCGCATGTCATCGCGGTTGCCCGCACCGTCGGCGGGCTGGAAGACCTTGACGACGAGATCAAGAAGGCCGGCGGCGAAGCCACGCTGGTGCCGCTCGACCTCACCGACATGGCCGGCATCGATCGCCTCGGCGGCGCGATCAACGACCGCTGGGGCAAGCTCGACATTCTCGTCGCCAATGCCGGCGCGCTCGGCGTCATCTCGCCGCTCGGCCATGTCGAGGCAAAAGTGTTCGACAAGGTCATGGCCATCAACGTCACCGGCACATGGCGGCTTATCCGCTCGGTCGATCCGCTGCTGCGCAAATCCGACGCCGGCCGCGCCATCATCCTGTCGTCGGGTGCAGCACACTCCGCCCGCGCCTTCTGGGGGCCGTATGCCGCATCCAAGGCGGCTGTCGAGGCAATGGCCCGCTCCTGGGCTGACGAGACGAAAAACAGCGCGCTGCGCGTCAATTCCGTCGATCCGGGCGCGACCCGCACGGCCATGCGCGCACAGGCCGTGCCGGGCGAAGACCCGGATACGCTGCCGAAACCCGCCGAGGTCGCCGCAAAGATCCTGCCGCTGGCCAGCCCGGCACTGACCGAGACCGGAAAGCTCTTCCAGGTCCGGAACGACCGTTTTGTCAGCTACCGGATGCCCGAATAA
- a CDS encoding CvpA family protein translates to MPITLLDGILVGFTLVSAMLAMVRGLSREVLSIASWVAAAAAAYFFYPMVLPYVQPHLDNEKLAMGAAAGIVFIIALIVVTVITMKIADFIIDSRVGALDRTLGFLYGAARGILVVAVGLLFFNWLVGSNPPAWIANAKSKPLLESIGAKLENALPEDPENSILKRLKPETGTEAPEAGTEAPPADNAPAEAPAENAPAETPPANN, encoded by the coding sequence ATGCCGATTACGCTGCTTGACGGAATTCTCGTCGGCTTCACGCTTGTTTCCGCAATGCTCGCCATGGTCCGCGGCCTTTCCCGCGAGGTTCTTTCCATAGCGTCCTGGGTGGCTGCCGCAGCCGCTGCCTATTTCTTCTACCCGATGGTCCTGCCCTACGTGCAACCGCATCTCGACAATGAGAAGCTGGCGATGGGCGCTGCCGCCGGCATCGTCTTCATCATCGCGCTGATCGTGGTCACCGTCATCACCATGAAGATCGCCGATTTCATCATCGACAGCCGCGTCGGCGCGCTCGATCGCACCCTCGGCTTCCTCTATGGCGCGGCGCGCGGCATTCTGGTCGTCGCTGTCGGCCTCCTGTTCTTCAACTGGCTCGTCGGCTCGAACCCGCCTGCCTGGATCGCCAACGCCAAGTCGAAGCCGCTGCTGGAATCGATCGGCGCCAAGCTTGAAAACGCGCTGCCGGAAGACCCGGAAAACTCGATCCTCAAGCGCCTGAAGCCGGAAACCGGCACCGAAGCTCCGGAAGCCGGTACGGAAGCACCGCCGGCCGACAATGCCCCGGCAGAAGCACCTGCAGAGAACGCACCGGCCGAAACGCCGCCCGCCAACAATTGA
- a CDS encoding type II toxin-antitoxin system Phd/YefM family antitoxin, which yields MIKVSAAEFQRNIGRYQDLALTQPVAVTRNGRDRTVMISTEEYNRLKRRDREVLSLDDITDEQLAALEKARAPEETKAFDHELDD from the coding sequence ATGATCAAGGTCAGCGCCGCTGAGTTCCAGCGCAACATAGGTCGTTATCAGGATTTGGCGCTCACGCAGCCGGTTGCCGTGACGCGAAACGGACGGGACCGAACGGTCATGATTTCGACTGAGGAATACAATCGCCTGAAGCGTCGCGACCGCGAGGTGCTTAGTCTGGATGATATCACCGACGAGCAACTTGCTGCGTTGGAAAAGGCACGCGCGCCGGAAGAGACCAAAGCCTTCGATCACGAACTTGACGATTGA
- the purF gene encoding amidophosphoribosyltransferase, which yields MAQADDTLLAEADDHFHDECGVFGIFGRPEAAAITTLGLHALQHRGQEAAGIVSYDGSQFHVERHVGLIGDTFTKQSVIDRLQGTRAIGHTRYATTGGAGLRNVQPFFAELSTGGLAVAHNGNITNALTVQRTLQKQGSIFSSTSDTETILHLVATSKERDITARFIEAIRQLEGAFSLVALTSKKMIGVRDPLGIRPLVLGDLDGAWILASETCALDIIGARFVRDLKPGEMVVVTGKGIESHFPFEPQKSRFCIFEYVYFARPDSSVEGRNVYDIRKRIGMELAIESPIDADIIVPVPDSGTPAAIGFSQQAGIPFELGIIRNHYVGRTFISPGDSIRHMGVKLKHNANRRMIEGKRVVLVDDSIVRGTTSQKIVQMVREAGAKEVHMRIASPPTRASCFYGVDTPEKAKLLASRMSVEEMADFIRVDSLGFLSIDGLYRAVGEASRVDEQPQFCDACFTGEYPTRLLDLEGTDNVRTLSLLATGGQ from the coding sequence ATGGCACAAGCCGACGACACCTTGCTGGCCGAGGCCGACGATCATTTTCACGACGAATGCGGCGTGTTCGGCATCTTCGGACGCCCGGAAGCCGCCGCGATCACCACGCTCGGCCTTCACGCCCTTCAGCATCGCGGCCAGGAAGCCGCCGGCATCGTCTCCTATGACGGCAGCCAGTTCCATGTGGAGCGCCATGTCGGCCTGATCGGCGACACCTTCACCAAGCAGTCGGTTATCGACCGTCTGCAAGGCACCCGCGCCATCGGCCATACGCGCTACGCCACCACGGGCGGTGCGGGCCTGCGCAACGTGCAGCCCTTTTTTGCCGAGCTTTCGACCGGCGGCCTGGCCGTTGCCCACAACGGCAACATCACCAACGCGCTGACCGTGCAGCGCACCTTGCAGAAGCAGGGTTCGATCTTCTCTTCCACCTCGGATACCGAAACGATCCTTCACCTCGTCGCCACGAGCAAGGAACGCGACATCACCGCGCGCTTCATCGAGGCGATCCGCCAGCTCGAGGGCGCTTTCTCGCTGGTCGCGCTGACCTCCAAGAAGATGATCGGCGTGCGCGACCCGCTTGGCATTCGCCCGCTGGTGCTGGGCGACCTCGACGGCGCCTGGATCCTTGCCTCCGAGACCTGCGCGCTCGACATCATCGGCGCGCGTTTCGTGCGCGATCTCAAGCCCGGCGAGATGGTCGTCGTCACCGGCAAGGGCATCGAGAGCCATTTCCCCTTCGAGCCGCAGAAATCGCGTTTCTGCATCTTCGAATATGTCTATTTCGCGCGGCCGGACTCCTCAGTCGAGGGTCGCAATGTCTACGACATCCGCAAGCGCATCGGCATGGAGCTTGCCATCGAAAGCCCGATCGATGCCGATATCATCGTTCCGGTGCCTGACTCCGGCACGCCCGCTGCGATCGGATTCTCGCAGCAGGCCGGCATTCCGTTCGAACTCGGCATCATCCGCAACCACTATGTCGGACGCACCTTCATTTCGCCCGGCGATTCCATCCGCCACATGGGCGTGAAGCTGAAGCACAACGCCAACCGCCGCATGATCGAGGGCAAGCGCGTGGTGCTGGTCGACGATTCCATCGTGCGCGGCACCACCAGCCAGAAGATCGTGCAGATGGTGCGCGAAGCCGGCGCCAAGGAAGTGCATATGCGCATCGCCTCGCCGCCCACCCGCGCCTCCTGCTTCTACGGCGTCGACACGCCGGAAAAGGCCAAGCTGCTGGCGTCGCGCATGTCGGTCGAGGAAATGGCAGATTTCATCCGCGTCGATTCGCTCGGCTTCCTGTCTATCGACGGCCTCTACCGCGCCGTCGGCGAAGCGAGCCGCGTCGACGAGCAGCCGCAGTTCTGCGACGCATGCTTCACCGGCGAATACCCCACCCGCCTGCTCGACCTCGAAGGCACCGACAATGTGCGGACCTTGTCGCTGTTGGCGACCGGCGGGCAATAA
- a CDS encoding AMP-binding protein has product MILTAKIALCLLVAYLAAALWQKVRLGMTFHQALLYLPLKLVYRIRDGKMRAARDAAAPVVYVITHQSRLDPALMLALLPENTLHILDERSARSHWLEPWRELGRTIAFNAEHVFVSRRLVRVLKGKGRLAVYIPADVEPDVKSFRLYRAVARIALQADAKIIPVFVDGARHLPFSLTPREKAPRSWFPRLTVSTLEPMTIQQMIGDSDMRPSDALFDRVAEARLAASDPKRSLFQAIRHAAFRYGAGHPIVEDVVSGALSYQRLLVGARVLGQRFARLSAPGEAVGVLLPNTNGMVLSLLGLVSASRVAAMLNYTAGPASVTAAVRTAVIRTIVSSRAFIEKAGLADIVEAAEKGGAKFVWIEELRDSTSLFDKIAASCLYWWPVHSQDADKPAVILFTSGSEGTPKAVVLSSRNLVANAMQAEARINIGPDDKLLNVLPAFHSFGLTGGTILPLVSGVRLFLYPSPLHYKIIPDIAAKVRPTIMFGTDTFLAGYARNADGDEFSSLRFAVAGAEPVKADTRRIWRERFNAEIIEGFGLTEAAPVVSVNTATHNRDGTVGRLLPGMRMRLEPVEGIPEGGRLWLQGPNVMLGYMTADQPGVLQPLGSGWHDTGDIVSVDREGFLTIRGRAKRFAKIAGEMVSLGAVEMLVQSLWPEEHHAAVAVPDKRRGERIVLITTAGDAEPSLLRQFGKLSGAAELMLPQDIVKVGEIPVLGSGKTDYVSARKLAIERLGLEAAA; this is encoded by the coding sequence ATGATCCTGACCGCAAAGATCGCCCTTTGCCTGCTTGTGGCCTATCTGGCGGCGGCACTTTGGCAGAAGGTGCGCCTGGGGATGACGTTTCATCAGGCACTGCTCTACCTGCCGCTCAAGCTCGTCTATCGCATACGCGACGGCAAGATGCGGGCGGCGCGAGACGCGGCAGCACCCGTTGTCTACGTCATCACCCACCAGTCGCGGCTCGATCCCGCCCTGATGCTGGCCCTGCTGCCGGAAAACACCCTGCACATCCTCGATGAGCGGTCGGCCAGGTCGCACTGGCTCGAACCCTGGCGGGAACTGGGCCGCACCATCGCCTTCAACGCCGAGCATGTCTTCGTCAGCCGCCGGCTGGTGCGGGTTTTGAAGGGCAAGGGCCGGCTTGCCGTCTACATCCCCGCCGATGTCGAGCCGGACGTGAAATCCTTCCGGCTTTACCGTGCCGTGGCGCGCATCGCGCTGCAGGCCGATGCCAAAATCATCCCGGTATTTGTCGACGGTGCGCGGCACCTGCCCTTTTCGCTGACGCCGCGTGAAAAGGCGCCGCGAAGCTGGTTTCCGAGGCTCACCGTCAGCACGCTGGAGCCGATGACGATCCAGCAGATGATCGGCGATTCGGACATGCGTCCGTCCGATGCGCTGTTCGATCGCGTCGCCGAGGCGCGTCTTGCCGCCTCTGATCCCAAACGCAGCCTGTTCCAGGCCATTCGCCACGCGGCCTTCCGCTATGGCGCCGGCCACCCGATCGTCGAGGACGTGGTCAGCGGCGCGCTGAGCTACCAGCGGCTGCTTGTCGGCGCACGGGTGCTGGGCCAGCGCTTTGCCCGCCTCAGCGCGCCCGGAGAGGCCGTGGGCGTGCTTCTGCCCAACACCAACGGCATGGTGCTTTCGCTGCTCGGGCTCGTTTCGGCAAGCCGTGTGGCGGCGATGCTCAACTACACCGCCGGCCCAGCCAGCGTCACCGCCGCCGTGCGCACCGCCGTCATCCGCACCATAGTCTCCTCGCGTGCCTTCATCGAGAAGGCCGGGTTGGCCGACATCGTCGAGGCGGCGGAAAAGGGCGGCGCGAAATTCGTCTGGATCGAGGAACTGCGCGACAGCACCAGCCTGTTCGACAAGATCGCCGCAAGCTGCCTGTACTGGTGGCCGGTTCACAGCCAGGACGCAGACAAACCGGCCGTCATCCTGTTCACCTCCGGCTCGGAAGGCACGCCGAAAGCAGTGGTGCTTTCCAGCCGCAACCTCGTCGCCAACGCCATGCAGGCCGAGGCCCGCATCAATATCGGCCCGGACGACAAGCTGCTCAACGTGCTGCCGGCGTTCCATTCCTTCGGCCTGACTGGCGGCACGATCCTGCCTCTGGTGTCAGGGGTAAGGCTGTTCCTTTACCCCTCGCCGCTGCATTACAAGATCATCCCCGACATCGCCGCCAAGGTGCGGCCGACCATCATGTTCGGCACCGATACCTTCCTCGCCGGCTATGCGCGCAATGCCGACGGCGACGAGTTTTCGAGCCTGCGCTTTGCGGTGGCCGGGGCCGAGCCGGTGAAGGCCGACACGCGGCGCATCTGGCGCGAGCGCTTCAACGCCGAGATCATAGAGGGCTTCGGGCTGACCGAGGCAGCACCGGTCGTTTCGGTCAACACCGCTACCCACAATCGCGACGGCACGGTCGGGCGGCTGCTGCCGGGCATGCGGATGCGGCTGGAGCCGGTCGAAGGCATCCCGGAGGGCGGCAGGCTCTGGCTTCAGGGACCGAATGTCATGCTCGGCTACATGACCGCCGACCAGCCCGGCGTGTTGCAGCCGCTGGGCAGCGGCTGGCACGACACCGGCGACATCGTCTCGGTCGACCGCGAAGGCTTTTTGACCATTCGCGGCCGCGCCAAGCGCTTTGCCAAGATCGCCGGCGAGATGGTGTCTCTGGGTGCCGTGGAGATGCTGGTGCAGTCGCTGTGGCCGGAAGAGCATCACGCCGCCGTCGCCGTGCCCGACAAGCGCCGCGGCGAGCGCATCGTGCTCATCACCACCGCAGGCGATGCCGAACCCTCACTGCTGCGGCAGTTCGGCAAATTGTCCGGGGCTGCCGAACTGATGCTGCCGCAGGACATCGTCAAGGTCGGCGAAATCCCGGTGCTCGGTTCCGGCAAGACCGACTACGTCTCGGCCCGCAAGCTGGCAATCGAGCGGCTCGGACTAGAGGCGGCGGCGTGA